In Spirochaetales bacterium, one DNA window encodes the following:
- a CDS encoding energy transducer TonB, producing MNDKRYRVWLSFLFSGMLHAAAFCVLSYSPPADTAEGSASHEGGMKATLTYIPARNHERNEQTALVKKHSPLTVEKESGNTLSSEPVNHDTSPDNGLPETAGREGQETTINTTGTGKDIEPDPAEVFRGLYERIRKNTVYPRAARRRNLEGTVGISFTIDSDGDYLGCRITSKEGSSILERAAVSVIKSVLPYRHNLGKTVTLEVTITYSLEE from the coding sequence ATGAACGACAAACGGTACCGGGTATGGCTTTCATTCCTCTTTTCCGGCATGCTTCATGCCGCCGCCTTCTGTGTCCTCTCATATTCCCCCCCCGCGGATACAGCCGAAGGATCGGCGTCGCATGAAGGGGGCATGAAGGCGACGTTGACCTATATTCCCGCCCGGAATCATGAACGGAATGAACAAACGGCGTTGGTTAAAAAACATTCTCCATTGACGGTCGAGAAAGAATCGGGAAACACCCTGTCATCCGAACCTGTTAACCACGATACATCACCCGATAACGGTCTTCCAGAGACGGCCGGAAGAGAAGGACAGGAGACGACAATCAATACAACGGGAACGGGAAAAGATATCGAACCCGACCCGGCCGAGGTATTCAGGGGGCTTTACGAAAGAATACGAAAGAATACCGTCTATCCGCGCGCCGCGCGGCGAAGAAATCTCGAGGGAACGGTGGGGATTTCGTTTACCATCGACTCTGACGGTGACTATCTCGGATGCAGGATAACGTCAAAAGAGGGATCGTCGATCCTCGAGCGGGCGGCTGTTTCCGTCATCAAATCGGTATTGCCCTACCGGCACAACCTGGGTAAAACGGTGACGCTTGAGGTTACCATCACCTACAGCCTCGAGGAATAA
- a CDS encoding MotA/TolQ/ExbB proton channel family protein: MYPLLICSLMTLAIVIERAFVFFRSGIKRKDLPSIPEVFGSGKADVVRSSLARNSAPVRILVREIFLRRNEPEEAIERDISLLGDRLLNSLKNRLHLLALIGKIAPMIGLLGTVTGMVRAFQTIASVDAVPDASLLAGGIWEALITTVFGLIVGIPALIAYHLYLGRLRHIAFQMKHTGEELISLIKR, translated from the coding sequence ATGTACCCCCTTCTGATATGTTCCCTCATGACACTCGCGATCGTTATCGAACGCGCGTTTGTCTTTTTCCGTTCGGGAATAAAGCGGAAAGACCTTCCGTCGATCCCGGAGGTTTTCGGGTCGGGGAAGGCCGATGTGGTGCGTTCATCTTTGGCACGTAATAGCGCACCGGTACGGATCCTCGTCAGGGAAATATTCCTCAGGCGAAACGAACCGGAAGAGGCAATCGAACGCGACATCTCGCTTCTGGGCGACCGGCTGCTCAATTCTCTGAAAAACCGCCTTCATCTCCTCGCACTGATCGGGAAAATCGCGCCCATGATCGGCCTGCTCGGAACGGTCACCGGTATGGTCAGGGCGTTTCAGACGATCGCCTCCGTCGATGCGGTACCAGATGCCTCCCTGCTTGCGGGCGGCATCTGGGAGGCGCTCATCACTACCGTGTTCGGCCTTATTGTCGGCATACCGGCCCTGATCGCCTATCACCTTTACCTCGGCCGTCTCCGCCACATCGCCTTTCAGATGAAACACACGGGAGAGGAGTTGATTTCACTCATAAAACGATGA
- a CDS encoding biopolymer transporter ExbD, giving the protein MIEFKNFEHDEYDDHGPEITPLIDMVFLLLIFFLLTSYYSRPQIPVELPESDQGLILPESPLLVTIQKNGTILLDGAPVPLSALLAALGDLLSDREEKEVGLQVGLDVPFQDVIEVMDIAKESGAEHFRFIVEKKPEKDL; this is encoded by the coding sequence ATGATCGAGTTCAAAAATTTCGAACATGACGAGTATGACGACCACGGGCCCGAGATTACCCCGCTGATCGATATGGTTTTCCTCCTTTTGATTTTCTTCCTGCTTACCTCATATTACAGCAGGCCGCAGATTCCCGTCGAACTCCCCGAATCCGATCAGGGCCTGATCCTCCCCGAATCGCCGCTTCTCGTTACGATACAGAAAAACGGAACGATCCTGCTCGACGGCGCACCCGTCCCGCTTTCCGCACTTCTCGCCGCGCTCGGGGATCTTCTTTCGGACCGTGAAGAGAAGGAAGTGGGACTGCAGGTGGGACTCGATGTGCCCTTTCAGGATGTCATCGAGGTCATGGACATCGCTAAAGAATCGGGGGCGGAACACTTCCGTTTCATTGTGGAAAAGAAACCTGAAAAAGATTTATGA